One genomic region from Podarcis raffonei isolate rPodRaf1 chromosome Z, rPodRaf1.pri, whole genome shotgun sequence encodes:
- the AK1 gene encoding adenylate kinase isoenzyme 1 isoform X4: MAAEKLKNHKIIFVVGGPGSGKGTQCERIVQKYGYTHLSTGDLLRAEVSSGSDRGKKLSAIMEKGELVPLDTVLDMLRDAMVAKADTSKGYLIDGYPREVKQGEEFEKKIAPPTLLLYVDAGKETMVKRLLKRGETSGRVDDNEETIKKRLETYYKATEPVIAFYEKRGIVRKLNAEGSVDEVFQQVCTHLDTLK, translated from the exons aaAAATTGAAAAACCACAAGATCATCTTTGTAGTTG GTGGGCCTGGCTCAGGAAAGGGGACACAGTGCGAGAGGATTGTTCAGAAGTATGGTTACACCCACCTATCCACTGGCGACCTCCTGAGAGCAGAGGTCAGCTCTGGCTCAGACAGGGGGAAGAAACTGTCGGCCATCATGGAGAAGGGAGAGTTAGTCCCACTG GACACCGTCCTGGACATGCTGAGGGACGCCATGGTGGCCAAGGCAGACACCTCCAAGGGTTACCTGATTGACGGCTACCCCCGGGAAGTGAAGCAGGGCGAGGAGTTCGAGAAGAAG ATCGCACCCCCAACATTGCTGCTCTACGTGGACGCTGGCAAGGAAACAATGGTGAAGCGCCTGCTGAAGCGCGGGGAGACGAGCGGACGAGTCGACGACAACGAGGAGACAATCAAGAAGCGGCTGGAGACGTACTACAAGGCCACTGAACCTGTCATTGCCTTCTACGAGAAAAGGGGCATTGTCCGTAAG CTTAATGCCGAAGGCTCAGTGGACGAAGTGTTCCAACAGGTCTGCACTCACCTGGATACCCTGAAGTAA
- the AK1 gene encoding adenylate kinase isoenzyme 1 isoform X3, whose translation MGAQCSCVEDPIVKAGKEKLKNHKIIFVVGGPGSGKGTQCERIVQKYGYTHLSTGDLLRAEVSSGSDRGKKLSAIMEKGELVPLDTVLDMLRDAMVAKADTSKGYLIDGYPREVKQGEEFEKKIAPPTLLLYVDAGKETMVKRLLKRGETSGRVDDNEETIKKRLETYYKATEPVIAFYEKRGIVRKLNAEGSVDEVFQQVCTHLDTLK comes from the exons ATGGGTGCCCAGTGCTCCTGTGTGGAAGATCCCATAGTTAAAGCTGGAAAAG aaAAATTGAAAAACCACAAGATCATCTTTGTAGTTG GTGGGCCTGGCTCAGGAAAGGGGACACAGTGCGAGAGGATTGTTCAGAAGTATGGTTACACCCACCTATCCACTGGCGACCTCCTGAGAGCAGAGGTCAGCTCTGGCTCAGACAGGGGGAAGAAACTGTCGGCCATCATGGAGAAGGGAGAGTTAGTCCCACTG GACACCGTCCTGGACATGCTGAGGGACGCCATGGTGGCCAAGGCAGACACCTCCAAGGGTTACCTGATTGACGGCTACCCCCGGGAAGTGAAGCAGGGCGAGGAGTTCGAGAAGAAG ATCGCACCCCCAACATTGCTGCTCTACGTGGACGCTGGCAAGGAAACAATGGTGAAGCGCCTGCTGAAGCGCGGGGAGACGAGCGGACGAGTCGACGACAACGAGGAGACAATCAAGAAGCGGCTGGAGACGTACTACAAGGCCACTGAACCTGTCATTGCCTTCTACGAGAAAAGGGGCATTGTCCGTAAG CTTAATGCCGAAGGCTCAGTGGACGAAGTGTTCCAACAGGTCTGCACTCACCTGGATACCCTGAAGTAA